Proteins encoded in a region of the Pieris brassicae chromosome 3, ilPieBrab1.1, whole genome shotgun sequence genome:
- the LOC123707377 gene encoding methionine aminopeptidase 2, which yields MACVKTIEETEQVLDNEEEEEVDGVEESDTKDPAKKKKKKKKKKKTAQPTDVTGENGTEIVSEKNNVAPVENNAGEGEDKKKKKKNKNKNKSGIKSQTNPPTIPIAELFPDGNFPEGQIMDHGPAEGIDERTAKERFSSEEKRALDRMHQDIYQEIRHAAEAHRQTRKHMREWIKPGMTMIEICEELESSARRLIGEDGLKAGLAFPTGCSRNHCAAHYTPNTGDTTVLEYDDVVKIDFGTHINGRIIDCAFTLHFNPRYDPLVKGVQEATEAGIKASGVDVRLCDVGAAVQEVMESHEVEIDGQIYQVKPIRNLNGHSIGPYRIHAGKTVPIVKGGETTRMEENEFYAIETFGSTGRGQVHDDMDCSHYMKNFDQQYVPLRLQSSKQLLNLINKNFSTLAFCKRWLERAGATRYAMALKDLCDKGVVDAYPPLCDIKGCYTAQFEHTILLRPTCKEVVSRGDDY from the exons ATGGCTTGCGTTAAAACTATAGAAGAAACTGAACAAGTGTTAGATAACGAGGAGGAAGAGGAAGTTGACGGTGTAGAGGAATCTGATACCAAGGACCCCgctaaaaaaaagaaaaagaaaaaaaagaagaagaagacaG CTCAACCTACTGATGTAACTGGAGAAAATGGTACTGAAATAGTGtcagaaaaaaacaatgtgGCGCCGGTTGAAAACAATGCTGGTGAAGGTGAAgacaaaaagaagaaaaagaaaaataagaacaaaaataaaagtggCATTAAGTCACAAACTAACCCACCTACAATTCCTATTGCTGAGCTCTTCCCTGACG gAAACTTCCCTGAGGGCCAGATAATGGACCATGGTCCTGCTGAAGGTATCGATGAGAGAACTGCTAAAGAAAGATTCTCAAGTGAAGAGAAGAGAGCATTGGATAGGATGCATCAAGATATCTATCAAGAGATAAGACATGCTGCTGAAGCACATAGGCAG ACTCGCAAGCACATGCGTGAATGGATTAAACCAGGTATGACTATGATTGAAATATGTGAAGAGTTGGAATCATCTGCCCGACGTCTGATTGGTGAAGATGGATTGAAAGCAGGGCTGGCTTTCCCTACTGGTTGTAGCCGTAATCACTGTGCTGCTCATTACACTCCTAACACTG GTGACACCACAGTATTAGAATATGATGATGTCGTCAAGATAGATTTTGGTACACACATCAATGGACGTATCATTGATTGTGCTTTCACGCTCCACTTCAACCCGCGTTATGATCCTTTGGTGAAGGGTGTTCAAGAAGCAACAGAGGCTGGTATTAAGGCTTCCGGGGTTGATGTCCGGTTGTGTGATGTTGGTGCTGCAGTACAAGAG GTCATGGAGTCCCATGAAGTGGAAATAGATGGACAGATTTACCAGGTGAAGCCAATCCGGAACCTCAATGGTCACTCTATTGGACCATACC gCATTCATGCGGGTAAAACAGTCCCAATAGTAAAGGGTGGGGAAACAACGCGTATGGAGGAAAACGAGTTCTACGCGATCGAGACGTTTGGCTCCACGGGCCGTGGTCAAGTACACGATGACATGGACTGTTCACATTATATGAAGAACTTTGACCAGCAATATGTGCCTTTACg cCTTCAATCATCGAAACAGCTACTGAACTTGATAAACAAGAATTTCAGTACATTAGCGTTCTGCAAACGGTGGCTAGAACGCGCAGGGGCCACTCGCTATGCTATGGCTCTGAAGGACTTGTGCGATAAGGGCGTAGTAGACGCCTATCCGCCCCTTTGTGACATAAAGGGCTGTTACACAGCCCAGTTTGAGCATACAATTCTTTTAAGACCAACTTGCAAGGAAGTTGTATCACGTGGAGACGATTATTAG
- the LOC123707822 gene encoding uncharacterized protein YJR142W: MKDMNSTIASNISEIAKLARKFNCFYLAGLHQGTCKPFLVGGHQVGLIRPDILKHLERFPEVFRVTGKYVELNPAFRDYKERSSRIAAVLQSLKKEDEICALKGWRDECFEVSTPFYHESLMEMDRSAICLFGIRNYGVSINGYLFHPIKGLCIWLQQRSFTKQTWPGKWDCFVSGGLAVGYGIMETAIKEVAEEASVVGDLAKKLVPAGCVSFYFESERGLFPNTEYVYDLELPQDFKPENADGEVETFELLTAEECVQRALTTQFKTTSAPVLLDFLIRRGFINPENEPNYRHIIELLHVPLQTIYKWPQTDIVTNGDGETLQR, encoded by the exons ATGAAAGACATGAATTCTACAATCGCTAGCAATATTTCTGAGATAGCAAAATTAGCAAGaaagtttaattgtttttatttagcgg gTCTACATCAAGGTACTTGTAAACCATTCTTAGTGGGTGGTCATCAAGTTGGATTGATTCGTCctgatatattaaaacatttggaGAGATTTCCTGAG GTTTTTCGAGTTACTGGAAAGTATGTAGAATTAAACCCGGCATTTAGGGATTATAAAGAACGATCGTCAAGAATTGCGGCGGTGTTACAATCTTTAAAGAAGGAAGATGAAATATGTGCTCTCAAGGGTTGGAGAGATGAg TGTTTTGAAGTGAGCACTCCATTCTATCATGAAAGTCTTATGGAGATGGACAGAAGCGCCATATGTCTTTTTGGCATTAGGAATTATGGTGTTAGCATAAATGGATACCTTTTCCACCCCATAAAAGGACTATGTATTTGGCTTCAACAGCGAAGTTTTACCAAACAAACTTGGCCAG GCAAATGGGACTGCTTTGTGAGTGGTGGATTAGCAGTTGGTTATGGTATAATGGAGACTGCTATCAAGGAAGTTGCTGAAGAAGCATCAGTAGTTGGTGATTTAGCAAAAAAACTAGTTCCAGCTGGTTGTGTCAG ctTTTACTTTGAGAGTGAGAGAGGGTTGTTTCCAAACACAGAGTATGTATATGACCTGGAACTTCCACAAGACTTTAAGCCTGAAAATGCTGATGGGGAGGTTGAAACCTTTGAATTGTTAACAGCTGAAGAATGTGTACAAAGGGCTTTAACAACTCAGTTCAAAACAACTAGTGCACCTGTGTTGTTGGACTTTCTCATTAGACGGGGATTTATCAACCCTGAAAATG aaCCTAATTATCGGCATATCATCGAGTTACTCCACGTCCCCTTGCAAACAATCTACAAATGGCCTCAAACGGACATTGTGACCAATGGAGATGGAGAAACTCTACAACGCTAA
- the LOC123707820 gene encoding BRISC and BRCA1-A complex member 2-like isoform X1, with translation MSDNFSILSDISPVFRPYIQSIYQDLKLGLCKTKIDLERISGGTDSVETQLRLVLPYCSKKLKWEVIFDSSTPWFAPDFRFDDDNFLSNADEEFLNKEVPSLCQWNSSDPKALCGVISELINLYKIYQVRKLNEDDSSRAAFEYSALLGNALTTEEDVEVWVGAHIVEFLIKLKINTTKLPELFNESLDINPGIDTALLLVRYPNSTNAELILSPFLSKVLGNITLPLMHQSGVLMDYVPMVTNLLNNKIQDIINNDRVKRELLAQLIIKYEGAILEHDGTSAALLFQTNDFHWILQIDIDANFPEKPPVLTLRSVYHSSKGKPKFKVLSNCPHNNFEAYIEQQVEIFKNECKGVTASHSVLNIDN, from the exons atgtcaGACAATTTTAGCATCTTAAGCGATATCTCGCCTGTTTTTCGACCATATATTCAAAGTATTTATCAGGATTTAAAGCTTG GACTATGTAAGACAAAAATTGATTTAGAGAGAATATCTGGAGGTACAGATTCAGTTGAAACACAGCTTCGTTTAGTGCTACCTTATTGTTCAAAGAAATTAAAGTGGGAGGTTATATTTGATTCCTCAACTCCATGGTTTGCCCCAGATTTTAGGTTTGATGATGATAATTTTCTCTCAAATGCTGatgaagaatttttaaataaggagGTTCCAAGTCTTTGTCAATGGAATTCAAGTGACCCAAAAGCTTTATGTGGAGTTATATCTGaacttattaatttgtataaaatttaccaG GTTAGGAAGCTAAATGAAGATGATAGTTCTCGAGCAGCTTTTGAATACAGTGCTTTACTAGGCAATGCATTAACTACTGAAGAAGATGTGGAAGTATGGGTGGGTGCACACATTGTAGAGTTTCTaatcaaactaaaaattaatacaacaaAGTTACCTGAATTATTCAATGAAAG TCTAGACATAAATCCTGGTATAGATACAGCACTACTACTAGTAAGATATCCAAATTCTACAAATGCGGAGCTGATTCTTTCACCCTTTCTGTCTAAAGTTCTTGGAAACATTACATTACCCCt GATGCATCAAAGTGGTGTGCTTATGGATTATGTACCAATGGTCAccaatcttttaaataataag ATTCAggatataataaacaatgacAGAGTTAAACGTGAATTGTTAgctcaattaataattaagtatgaAGGTGCAATATTAGAGCATGATGGGACAAGTGCGGCATTGCTGTTTCAAACAAATGATTTTCATTGGATACTGCAGATTGatattg ATGCAAATTTTCCAGAAAAGCCTCCAGTTTTAACACTCCGCTCTGTATATCACAGCTCTAAGGGAAAGCCAAAATTTAAAGTGTTGTCAAATTGTCCACACAATAACTTTGAAGCATATATTGAACAGCaagttgaaatatttaagaatgaaTGTAAGGGAGTAACTGCAAGCCATTCTGTTcttaatattgataattaa
- the LOC123707820 gene encoding BRISC and BRCA1-A complex member 2-like isoform X4 — protein sequence MSDNFSILSDISPVFRPYIQSIYQDLKLGLCKTKIDLERISGGTDSVETQLRLVLPYCSKKLKWEVIFDSSTPWFAPDFRFDDDNFLSNADEEFLNKEVPSLCQWNSSDPKALCGVISELINLYKIYQVRKLNEDDSSRAAFEYSALLGNALTTEEDVEVWVGAHIVEFLIKLKINTTKLPELFNESLDINPGIDTALLLVRYPNSTNAELILSPFLSKVLGNITLPLMHQSGVLMDYVPMVTNLLNNKKSLQF from the exons atgtcaGACAATTTTAGCATCTTAAGCGATATCTCGCCTGTTTTTCGACCATATATTCAAAGTATTTATCAGGATTTAAAGCTTG GACTATGTAAGACAAAAATTGATTTAGAGAGAATATCTGGAGGTACAGATTCAGTTGAAACACAGCTTCGTTTAGTGCTACCTTATTGTTCAAAGAAATTAAAGTGGGAGGTTATATTTGATTCCTCAACTCCATGGTTTGCCCCAGATTTTAGGTTTGATGATGATAATTTTCTCTCAAATGCTGatgaagaatttttaaataaggagGTTCCAAGTCTTTGTCAATGGAATTCAAGTGACCCAAAAGCTTTATGTGGAGTTATATCTGaacttattaatttgtataaaatttaccaG GTTAGGAAGCTAAATGAAGATGATAGTTCTCGAGCAGCTTTTGAATACAGTGCTTTACTAGGCAATGCATTAACTACTGAAGAAGATGTGGAAGTATGGGTGGGTGCACACATTGTAGAGTTTCTaatcaaactaaaaattaatacaacaaAGTTACCTGAATTATTCAATGAAAG TCTAGACATAAATCCTGGTATAGATACAGCACTACTACTAGTAAGATATCCAAATTCTACAAATGCGGAGCTGATTCTTTCACCCTTTCTGTCTAAAGTTCTTGGAAACATTACATTACCCCt GATGCATCAAAGTGGTGTGCTTATGGATTATGTACCAATGGTCAccaatcttttaaataataag AAAAGCCTCCAGTTTTAA
- the LOC123707820 gene encoding BRISC and BRCA1-A complex member 2-like isoform X3, whose translation MSDNFSILSDISPVFRPYIQSIYQDLKLGLCKTKIDLERISGGTDSVETQLRLVLPYCSKKLKWEVIFDSSTPWFAPDFRFDDDNFLSNADEEFLNKEVPSLCQWNSSDPKALCGVISELINLYKIYQVRKLNEDDSSRAAFEYSALLGNALTTEEDVEVWVGAHIVEFLIKLKINTTKLPELFNESLDINPGIDTALLLVRYPNSTNAELILSPFLSKVLGNITLPLMHQSGVLMDYVPMVTNLLNNKMQIFQKSLQF comes from the exons atgtcaGACAATTTTAGCATCTTAAGCGATATCTCGCCTGTTTTTCGACCATATATTCAAAGTATTTATCAGGATTTAAAGCTTG GACTATGTAAGACAAAAATTGATTTAGAGAGAATATCTGGAGGTACAGATTCAGTTGAAACACAGCTTCGTTTAGTGCTACCTTATTGTTCAAAGAAATTAAAGTGGGAGGTTATATTTGATTCCTCAACTCCATGGTTTGCCCCAGATTTTAGGTTTGATGATGATAATTTTCTCTCAAATGCTGatgaagaatttttaaataaggagGTTCCAAGTCTTTGTCAATGGAATTCAAGTGACCCAAAAGCTTTATGTGGAGTTATATCTGaacttattaatttgtataaaatttaccaG GTTAGGAAGCTAAATGAAGATGATAGTTCTCGAGCAGCTTTTGAATACAGTGCTTTACTAGGCAATGCATTAACTACTGAAGAAGATGTGGAAGTATGGGTGGGTGCACACATTGTAGAGTTTCTaatcaaactaaaaattaatacaacaaAGTTACCTGAATTATTCAATGAAAG TCTAGACATAAATCCTGGTATAGATACAGCACTACTACTAGTAAGATATCCAAATTCTACAAATGCGGAGCTGATTCTTTCACCCTTTCTGTCTAAAGTTCTTGGAAACATTACATTACCCCt GATGCATCAAAGTGGTGTGCTTATGGATTATGTACCAATGGTCAccaatcttttaaataataag ATGCAAATTTTCCAGAAAAGCCTCCAGTTTTAA
- the LOC123707820 gene encoding BRISC and BRCA1-A complex member 2-like isoform X2 has translation MSDNFSILSDISPVFRPYIQSIYQDLKLGLCKTKIDLERISGGTDSVETQLRLVLPYCSKKLKWEVIFDSSTPWFAPDFRFDDDNFLSNADEEFLNKEVPSLCQWNSSDPKALCGVISELINLYKIYQVRKLNEDDSSRAAFEYSALLGNALTTEEDVEVWVGAHIVEFLIKLKINTTKLPELFNESLDINPGIDTALLLVRYPNSTNAELILSPFLSKVLGNITLPLMHQSGVLMDYVPMVTNLLNNKIQDIINNDRVKRELLAQLIIKYEGAILEHDGTSAALLFQTNDFHWILQIDIEKPPVLTLRSVYHSSKGKPKFKVLSNCPHNNFEAYIEQQVEIFKNECKGVTASHSVLNIDN, from the exons atgtcaGACAATTTTAGCATCTTAAGCGATATCTCGCCTGTTTTTCGACCATATATTCAAAGTATTTATCAGGATTTAAAGCTTG GACTATGTAAGACAAAAATTGATTTAGAGAGAATATCTGGAGGTACAGATTCAGTTGAAACACAGCTTCGTTTAGTGCTACCTTATTGTTCAAAGAAATTAAAGTGGGAGGTTATATTTGATTCCTCAACTCCATGGTTTGCCCCAGATTTTAGGTTTGATGATGATAATTTTCTCTCAAATGCTGatgaagaatttttaaataaggagGTTCCAAGTCTTTGTCAATGGAATTCAAGTGACCCAAAAGCTTTATGTGGAGTTATATCTGaacttattaatttgtataaaatttaccaG GTTAGGAAGCTAAATGAAGATGATAGTTCTCGAGCAGCTTTTGAATACAGTGCTTTACTAGGCAATGCATTAACTACTGAAGAAGATGTGGAAGTATGGGTGGGTGCACACATTGTAGAGTTTCTaatcaaactaaaaattaatacaacaaAGTTACCTGAATTATTCAATGAAAG TCTAGACATAAATCCTGGTATAGATACAGCACTACTACTAGTAAGATATCCAAATTCTACAAATGCGGAGCTGATTCTTTCACCCTTTCTGTCTAAAGTTCTTGGAAACATTACATTACCCCt GATGCATCAAAGTGGTGTGCTTATGGATTATGTACCAATGGTCAccaatcttttaaataataag ATTCAggatataataaacaatgacAGAGTTAAACGTGAATTGTTAgctcaattaataattaagtatgaAGGTGCAATATTAGAGCATGATGGGACAAGTGCGGCATTGCTGTTTCAAACAAATGATTTTCATTGGATACTGCAGATTGatattg AAAAGCCTCCAGTTTTAACACTCCGCTCTGTATATCACAGCTCTAAGGGAAAGCCAAAATTTAAAGTGTTGTCAAATTGTCCACACAATAACTTTGAAGCATATATTGAACAGCaagttgaaatatttaagaatgaaTGTAAGGGAGTAACTGCAAGCCATTCTGTTcttaatattgataattaa
- the LOC123707823 gene encoding holocytochrome c-type synthase isoform X2, producing the protein MGNKVSAEAVNISSPVQNGNPPPECPMHNKAEKPKSTDARPSECPVQHDNSINPYNMMPPANQQPAPDQPFQLPTQRQVSTIPRAMPDGSTEFWVYPSQQMFWNAMLRKGWRWKDEDIKPKDMDDIIKIHNANNEQAWQEVLKWEALHAKECGHPRLKSFGGKATQYSPRAQMRSLLGCGKDVRYIIDYYDGGEVDNKYQFALLDVRPAMDSFENVWDRMKVTYMRYRFEFLGNKENPKLTN; encoded by the exons ATGGGAAATAAAGTATCGGCAGAAGCTGTAAACATATCATCTCCCGTTCAAAATGGAAATCCACCACCTGAATGCCCTATGCATAATAAGGCGGAAAAACCAAAAAGCACAGATGCACGGCCATCGGAATGTCCTGTTCAACATGATAACAGCATTAATCCATATAACATG ATGCCACCAGCAAACCAACAGCCTGCTCCTGACCAACCATTTCAACTTCCAACTCAAAGACAAGTATCAACTATTCCTCGTGCCATGCCTGATGGGTCAACAGAATTTTGGGTATATCCCAGTCAACAGATGTTTTGGAATGCAATGCTACGAAAAGGTTGGCGCTGGAAAGATGAAGACATAAAACCAAAAGATATGgatgacataattaaaatacacaatgCCAACAATGagcaa GCTTGGCAAGAAGTCTTAAAATGGGAAGCATTACATGCTAAAGAGTGTGGGCATCCTCGACTTAAGAGTTTTGGTGGTAAAGCCACTCAGTATAGCCCTAGAGCCCAAATGAGGTCACTGTTAGG GTGTGGAAAAGATGTACGATacattattgattattatgaTGGTGGAGAAGTAGACAATAAGTATCAGTTTGCCCTGTTAGATGTGAGGCCAGCAATGGATTCTTTTGAGAATGTGTGGGATAGGATGAAGGTTACATACATGAGATACCGCTTTGAGTTTTTGggaaataaagaaaatcctAAATTAACTAATTGA
- the LOC123707823 gene encoding holocytochrome c-type synthase isoform X1, with the protein MGNKVSAEAVNISSPVQNGNPPPECPMHNKAEKPKSTDARPSECPVQHDNSINPYNMMPPANQQPAPDQPFQLPTQRQVSTIPRAMPDGSTEFWVYPSQQMFWNAMLRKGWRWKDEDIKPKDMDDIIKIHNANNEQAWQEVLKWEALHAKECGHPRLKSFGGKATQYSPRAQMRSLLGYELPFDRHDWIVDRCGKDVRYIIDYYDGGEVDNKYQFALLDVRPAMDSFENVWDRMKVTYMRYRFEFLGNKENPKLTN; encoded by the exons ATGGGAAATAAAGTATCGGCAGAAGCTGTAAACATATCATCTCCCGTTCAAAATGGAAATCCACCACCTGAATGCCCTATGCATAATAAGGCGGAAAAACCAAAAAGCACAGATGCACGGCCATCGGAATGTCCTGTTCAACATGATAACAGCATTAATCCATATAACATG ATGCCACCAGCAAACCAACAGCCTGCTCCTGACCAACCATTTCAACTTCCAACTCAAAGACAAGTATCAACTATTCCTCGTGCCATGCCTGATGGGTCAACAGAATTTTGGGTATATCCCAGTCAACAGATGTTTTGGAATGCAATGCTACGAAAAGGTTGGCGCTGGAAAGATGAAGACATAAAACCAAAAGATATGgatgacataattaaaatacacaatgCCAACAATGagcaa GCTTGGCAAGAAGTCTTAAAATGGGAAGCATTACATGCTAAAGAGTGTGGGCATCCTCGACTTAAGAGTTTTGGTGGTAAAGCCACTCAGTATAGCCCTAGAGCCCAAATGAGGTCACTGTTAGG CTACGAATTGCCTTTTGATCGCCATGATTGGATTGTCGACAGGTGTGGAAAAGATGTACGATacattattgattattatgaTGGTGGAGAAGTAGACAATAAGTATCAGTTTGCCCTGTTAGATGTGAGGCCAGCAATGGATTCTTTTGAGAATGTGTGGGATAGGATGAAGGTTACATACATGAGATACCGCTTTGAGTTTTTGggaaataaagaaaatcctAAATTAACTAATTGA
- the LOC123707824 gene encoding 39S ribosomal protein L55, mitochondrial, with product MFMNYFANSKSLLFQQCCKRYLNNNVASVTKIHREIYTRMYPTKVVLPNGASINIRYNEPRKIIKLPLDLSLLSDEEKKIRLDRRKPKKKVKIAETIEDNFNAKKYLKYLKKK from the exons atgtttatgaattattttgcAAATAGTAAATCGTTACTCTTTCAACAATGCTGCAAAAGATATTTGAACAATAATGTTGCAAGTGTAACTAAAATACACCGAGAAATATATACTAGAATGTACCCTACCAAAGTTGTACTACCCAATGGAGCATCTATTAATATCAGATATAATGAACCTCGAAAAATCATTAAA ttaCCCTTagatttatcattattatcagATGAGGAAAAGAAGATCAGATTAGACCGAAGGAAACCAAAGAAAAAAGTGAAAATAGCTGAAACTAttgaagataattttaatgctaaaaagtatttaaaatacttaaaaaagaaGTAA